In Panthera leo isolate Ple1 chromosome B3, P.leo_Ple1_pat1.1, whole genome shotgun sequence, a single genomic region encodes these proteins:
- the GLDN gene encoding gliomedin isoform X2, whose protein sequence is MLMMMTYSMVPIRVMVDLCNSTKGICLTGPPGVGGLPGHNGSDGQPGPQGPKGEKGATGKRGKMGPPGATGTPGEKGDPGELGLTGNEGPPGPKGDKGDKGDVSNDVLPTGAKGDQGPPGPPGPPGPPGPPGPPGPPGSRRSKGLRQPNMFNGQCPGETCAIPNDDTLVGKADEKGGEHHSPQAESMIASIGNPTQVLKVKETFGTWIRESANKSDERIWVTEHFSGIRVKEFKDQPSLLNGSYTLVHLPYYFHGCGHAVHNNCLYYHKGGSNTIVRFEFGKETSQTLKLENALYFDRKYLFANSKTYFNLAVDEKGLWIIYASSVDGSSILVAQLDERTFSVVQHINTTYPKTKAGNAFIAQGILYVTDTKDLRITFAFDLLGGKQINANFNLRTSQSVLAMLSYNMRDQHLYSWEDGHLMLYPVRFLSATINQ, encoded by the exons ATCCGAGTGATGGTGGATCTATGTAACAGCACCAAGGGCATCTGCCTGACAG GACCTCCGGGAGTTGGTGGGTTACCAGGACACAATGGATCAGATGGACAGCCTGGTCCCCAGGgcccaaaaggagaaaaaggagcaactggaaaaagaggaaaaatgg ggCCACCTGGAGCCACAGGAACTCCAGGGGAAAAGGGAGACCCTGGTGAGCTGGGTTTGACTGGAAATGAGGGCCCACCAGGGCCAAAGGGGGACAAAGGAGACAAAGGGGATGTGTCCAATGATGTGCTCCCCACAG gtgCCAAAGGTGACCAAGGCCCACCTGGCCCGCCTGGCCCACCTGGGCCCCCAGGCCCTCCAGGTCCCCCAGGACCCCCCGGAAGCAGAAGATCTAAAGGCCTACGGCAGCCAAACATGTTCAATGGCCAGTGCCCAG GGGAGACATGCGCCATACCAAATGATGATACCTTGGTTGGAAAAGCTGATGAGAAAGGCGGGGAACACCATTCTCCACAAGCAG AATCCATGATCGCTTCCATTGGAAATCCAACACAAGTACTGAAAGTTAAAGAGACATTTGGGACTTGGATAAGAGAGTCTGCTAACAAGAGTGATGAGCGGATCTGGGTGACTGAACATTTCTCAG GCATCAGGGTGAAGGAATTCAAAGACCAACCCTCCCTGTTGAATGGTAGTTACACTCTCGTGCATCTCCCATATTATTTCCATGGCTGCGGGCATGCCGTTCACAACAACTGTCTCTACTACCACAAAGGAGGCTCCAACACCATAGTGAG ATTTGAATTTGGCAAAGAAACATCCCAAACTCTGAAACTTGAAAATGCCCTGTATTTTGATCGAAAATACCTCTTTGCAAATTCCAAGACTTACTTCAATTTAGCTGTGGATGAAAAGGGTCTTTGGATTATCTATGCTTCAAGTGTGGATGGCTCAAGCATTCTTGTCGCCCAGTTGGATGAGAGGACATTCTCTGTGGTGCAACACATTAATACCACATACCCCAAGACCAAGGCCGGTAACGCCTTCATTGCCCAAGGGATCCTTTATGTCACGGACACCAAAGATCTGAGGATAACATTTGCCTTTGATTTGTTAGGAGGGAAACAGATCAATGCAAACTTTAATTTAAGAACTTCCCAGTCTGTTCTTGCCATGTTATCCTACAATATGAGAGACCAGCATTTATATTCATGGGAAGATGGTCATTTAATGCTTTATCCTGTGCGGTTTTTGTCAGCTACAATAAACCAGTGA